tcccttcccttccctgccatcATACAGAGCGGACGGAGCTTTCTGCATGCTGAGCCTGACTTACTTAGGAGCAAACACCTTCCATACCATAAGATGTCTTCTGAGGATTATGGCTGCCAGGACACAAGCCAGAAGCTGTCAGGAAAAGAGCAGAGGAGCCGGCTGCAGGTAAACGGCACACAGGCCGGTCCGGCAAAGAGGGCAGAAATAACAGGACAAGGGGGCTTCCCTTCCCCTCCGCTGGATAATCCCAGAACACCAGTTTCCTTTGCCCGTGACCTGGGCGCGATGGTGCTTTACACGGGCGTCGTGCCGCAAGGCTTACAGGGTCTCACACAGCCCGCATGTGCCCTGTAGTGCTGCGTTCAAAGCCAGGGTCTTCACACACTTGCCCATAAGGAGACCTCCCTTAGGAAATGGCTGCTCCTTCCCATATCCTGCCCTGTTGCAAGAGACCACTCTGCGCTCagacctcatctacacctgccagttatcccggggtcgGCTCAAGATCGTCCCTGTACgcccaaatgacgcacagctgatcccagggtcaacAAGGGACTAGCTCTCGGTAGTCCCAGGACAACGCTGAGATCCACGGGTGGTGCGGCACTCACTCGGGGCTCACCAAACTGGTACGGAGCTCTGCAGGGAGAGTCCGTGCCAATCAGGAGAGAagcattttcgccatccctgggatggctcttgGTGGTTTTCGGCACCGAGTTTccgggttttattttaaaaaacccgaaAACGCCATGCCGGAATGTTCCTCTTCAGTTCCGGGACGACGTGCTGGCGTTTGGACCTtgtgggacgatcctggaagctggaATGCCTGAGATCCTGCCCCCGCCCCGGAAGGCCTGCAGGTGGGGGCGAGCCCTCCGTTTGCCTGAGCAGGAGGCCCTGGGAGGAGAGGACCTGCCTTGTGCACTCTCTCGTTTATTGTTAAGGCAACCTAAAGTAGGTTTTAGCCAAAAATCACAGTTAATATCATAGAGAACCGGCATTTCAATATAAAGCCAGGCAGAAGGgatacagcttttaaagctcaggtaaaaacttttctttttcctaaagcttttaaaacttgattttgttctgactttatactgctagttttaccctacccagtgcctgtttgcattctcttcccctccttattgttttattatgattttattagaatgtaagcctatgcagcagagtcttgctatttatttatttaattacatttatataccaccccacagccgaagctctctgggcggtttacaacatttactgttttactctgtacagcaccgtgtacattgatggtgctatataaataaataaataaataaataaataataataatacacaagtACAAAATGTTGTACATATATACACAGCTATGGACCCCCTTTCTTTGAATGGACCTGCCTCGTGCCAACCAAAGTGTGCTTGGAGCCTTCGGCCCCCACATGAGCTTGAGTGAGTTCAGACGATCCAAGGGCCACCTGGGGCTGCGGCAAGGGGAACaaaccgccaccaccaccaccgccaccccggGCCACGGACTGTGGAGCTCCCACGGAGGCCGTAAAGCCAGTGACGGAAGGCGGTGCTCCAGGGCCCAATTCACAGAGTGAGGGTCCCCTGGCCTGAGAGCCCCATCCGAGGACCCGGAGGGATGCAGGCTGCCCGCGTGGGAAGGCCCTTCTCTCCAGCTGACCCAGGCTGCACTGCTGCCCGTGGAACTACGTCCCTCCGTAGCAGAACCGTGGCTGTCGGCTTTGGTGCAGGACCTGCGGTGTATCTAGCGCTCGCTCGACAAGCTTCAGCCCAGGATTTCGCTCCCGCGAACATACCTGCATCCCCAGAACAAACAGGTACTTGAGTCCCAGCTGCAGCAGCGCCGCCGAAAACCTCTCTGGAGCTTCCCGGAGCCTCATCTCCATCATCTGCTCCTCCCTGCCCTGAGCCTCCCCCTTTGGCCGCCTGTGCTTGCAGCCGGACGCTTCGCAGACAAACGGCCACAGGAGAAGCAACGGGCAGCCGGCTACCTCAGGGGAAACAGAAGAGAAGAGAGGGGGGTTCGTGGGAGCGAAGGCTCTGGACCATCACGCGTCACGGGTCAGGAAAGGGGAGCGCGAGCAGGTTGGAAGATGCTTGGGGAGGAGCTCTCCGCCCACACGGCCCCGTCACGGAGACAGCCCGGGGCGCCCGGGGGCCGAGCGGCCTCAGGGCGTTGCCAGGCAGGACGGAGGTGCTCCACGTCGGCGGCTCCCGCCTACGAAGCTCGGGACACATGTTTGGAAAAGCGAAACCCAAGCTGCTTGATCAGGCGTCCGGGCACCCCTGGCTgttcacctccctccctccctccctccctccctgcctgcctgcctgcctgccacctcGACCACACCGCTGGCAGACGCCCCACGCAAACTCTGTGGGACTGTAGATCTATGGGGGAGCCTGAATAGGGATGGGGCTCTCCAGCAGGCAGCCTTTCTCGGGGGCCCTTTCTTGTGGGCTGCAGCAGTCCGAAGGTGCCGCCCCAGCCCAGCCTGCTATGCAGGCGCCAACCACCCAGTAGCCCCAGGGAGAAGGCCGGCCACTCACTCCGCCACTTGGCGCTGGGGCCCAAACCAGCGCCACCCGGACAGGCATCCCGTCCACGTAACCCTTATGCCACACCGGGATGTGACCGCGCGGCCGCCGCCGGAGCGCCAAGTGCCACGGTCTCTCCTGCGCTGGAGGCAGCCGACTCACCTGCGAAGAGGATGTGGGAAGCGAAGGTGTTGGCCCCGACCAGGAGGACTGGCAGCAGGTTGCTTTCGTGGCCCTGCTGGAATCCCAcgaaggctgcattccagtggatgGCTGGGAAGACGGGCTGGTGGCCGGTGGCGTAGAAGAACTGGGCGGCAGCGAGCGCCCAGGCGACCGTGGCGTCCCAGGGCACCACGAAGGGATCTggacgggaggaggaggaggaggaggaggagcagcgtgGGAAAGGCGgcacaggaagcagcagcaacacagagcCCAGCCGCCCCGCTCCTCTCCCTGGCAATCTGGGAAAACTGCAGCCCCAGTGACTGAGGACACCGCTCTGCCTTGAATGCTGGGAGAAGCCCAGGCCTAGAGGCCATGAGGACAGAaggcctgcccccctccccaagcaacCCTTCCACTCACCAgcctgcgaggaggaggaggaggaggagagcacccAGGTGTGCAGCCAGAGCAGCGCAAAGGCCTCCAGGAAGAGCAGCAAGAAGGCCAGGCTCAGCCGCTCGCTGTGCAGGGTCATGAGCAGGAAGCCCAGCAAGGTCAGGGAGATGAGCAGGGCGGCCGAGTAGACGCTGCCCAGCCCGTAGGCTGCCACGGTGGCCCCGCCGCCTGCCTTGGCCTCGTCCAGCCGGCTCTTCAGGGACTCCTGCATCCGGCGGTAGAGCTGGGGGATGACGTGCAGGAGCTCTGCTTCTGAGCTGGGGGACACGATGGGGGCTCCGGTGGCCAGCGGCTCCCGGCTGTCCTTCACAAAGACCGTCACGGGGTCCCAGAGGACCAGGAGGAGCCCCGCCGCCACCAGGCCAAAGATCCCCCGGGGGAAGGCCACCAGCGCCAGCTGCACCCAGGCGTGGAGCTTGGCCAGGGCCTCCTCGGCTCCCGAGGTGACGGCCCAGTAGCCGCCGAGGCAGACGGACAGCAGCGGGAAGCCCCAGCGCACAAAGAGCACCGGGGCGCTGGGGCTGTTCAGGTTGCCGTAGTGGCGCAGCCAGCGGCGCATGGCCCACGCCAGGCCGGCCAGGCCCGCCAGGCAGAGGAGGTAGTAGAGGTTCTTGGCCCGTGTGTCCCGCAGGCTGGAGAGCGGGGCCAGGATGGGGGAGGAGCGGCAGCAGGGCGTCTCTTCGCGGCACTGCCGGAAAAGCCCCGAAAGCCGCACGCAAGCCAGGATGGCGCCCAGAAGGCCGAGCAGCGGCAAGGAGGGCGGGGAGCCCTCCGGCCTGCCCCCCCAGTGGAGCCGCAgcgccagcagcaccagcagggaGGCGAGCAGGAACGGCGCCACCTGGGCCTCCGCCACCACGAAGCTGTCCGAGAGCATGGCGCCGCACCGCAGCGCCAGGATGCCCAAAGGGAGGGCCGCTGCCCCCAGCCCTGCGCGCAGCCTCTGCCGCGGGCTGCTCTCCCCAAGCGGGGGACGGGTGCCGGCAGCACGGGGTCTCCGGGGCCGCCTTGCCCACCAGTGCCAGAAGAAGCCCAGCTGGGACGCCGCGGCCCCCCAGGAAGACAGCAGGACGAGGTCTGCGCCGGCCCAGCCCCAGAGATGCACCAGCGCCAGCAGGGCGGCCCCCGCCAAGCCCCAGAGCACGGGGTAGAAGAGGAGCTGGCGGGAGGGGAAGGTCGAGGCGGAGGGGCCCCCGGAGGCCACGTAGCACAGCACGCAGGAAGTCGTCAAGAGGGCACAGCCCGCCGCCATGCGGGCCGGGTGGAAGCGGGCCCAGGTCTCGGCGCAGACGGCCCGGGCCTCCTGCAGGTAGCGGCGGAAGCCGCCCTGGAGGCGCTCCAGC
This Elgaria multicarinata webbii isolate HBS135686 ecotype San Diego chromosome 6, rElgMul1.1.pri, whole genome shotgun sequence DNA region includes the following protein-coding sequences:
- the LOC134400091 gene encoding GPI ethanolamine phosphate transferase 3 isoform X2, with protein sequence MQRALVLLFLAWTCFLFFSAIGLFTTGFLLMRVELANRSSCLDSPAASSSSSSSSLPPLGSCWLPRRFPRAVLVIIDALKFEFAHYDPSRQEPRPYENKLGFLHQLASRQPRHSRLYRFQADPPTTTMQRIKGITTGSLPTFIDAGSNFASYAIQEDNLILQLVQNGKRVVFMGDDTWDGLFPRTFFRSYFFPSFNVKDLHTVDDGILQHLYQTVDGGEWDLLIAHFLGVDHCGHKHGPDHPEMAKKLSQMDEMLRSLVDHLANDTLLLVAGDHGMTGTGDHGGDSEEEVNAALFVYSKAPLFRSDPPKEPETVPQVNLVPTLALLLGVPVPYSNIGEVVAELFAAEGDAASSALAQLAAYSINARQVDRFLHSYSLAAQDIPAEKLRHLQALFSTAVEEHERLLAQDGSPALSQLERLQGGFRRYLQEARAVCAETWARFHPARMAAGCALLTTSCVLCYVASGGPSASTFPSRQLLFYPVLWGLAGAALLALVHLWGWAGADLVLLSSWGAAASQLGFFWHWWARRPRRPRAAGTRPPLGESSPRQRLRAGLGAAALPLGILALRCGAMLSDSFVVAEAQVAPFLLASLLVLLALRLHWGGRPEGSPPSLPLLGLLGAILACVRLSGLFRQCREETPCCRSSPILAPLSSLRDTRAKNLYYLLCLAGLAGLAWAMRRWLRHYGNLNSPSAPVLFVRWGFPLLSVCLGGYWAVTSGAEEALAKLHAWVQLALVAFPRGIFGLVAAGLLLVLWDPVTVFVKDSREPLATGAPIVSPSSEAELLHVIPQLYRRMQESLKSRLDEAKAGGGATVAAYGLGSVYSAALLISLTLLGFLLMTLHSERLSLAFLLLFLEAFALLWLHTWVLSSSSSSSQADPFVVPWDATVAWALAAAQFFYATGHQPVFPAIHWNAAFVGFQQGHESNLLPVLLVGANTFASHILFAAGCPLLLLWPFVCEASGCKHRRPKGEAQGREEQMMEMRLREAPERFSAALLQLGLKYLFVLGMQLLACVLAAIILRRHLMVWKVFAPKFLFEALGFVVSSVFLLLGIGLVMRVDCAVSVWFKQVILAQPR